The genomic region AAACTCGTCGTCGTCAACGGCGTGAGCAAGCTCTACGGCATGACCGGCTTCCGCATCGGCTGGTGCCTGGCGCCAAAGAAGCTGCAGGAGGCGATCGTGCGGGTCCAGGCGCAGACCGCCAGCTGCGCGCCGGCGCTCTCCCAGGCGGGGGCGGTGGGCGCGCTCAACGGGCTGCAGAGCGGCATCGAGAACCTGCGCCTCTCGCTGCAGAACAACGCGCTGGTGATGAAGAAGGAGCTGAACGCCTTCAACGGCGTTTTCCTGCGGGAACCCCAGGGCACCTTCTACTGCCTGGCCGACTTCAGCACCTACGAGAGGGACTCGGTCAAGCTGGCCAACATGCTGCTGGAGAAAGTGATGGTGGTGACGGTGCCGGGCGTGAGCTTCGGCGTCGAGGGGCACCTGCGCCTCTCCACCTGCGGCACGGTGAAGCAGATCATGGATGGCGTGGCCCGCATGAAGTGGGCGCTGGACCCCGAATCGCCCAACGAGATCTTCATCGGCGACCGCAAGATGGTGCGCAACTGGAATTAGGCGGCAGAGAGGACACGCACATGCTCAACTATCTCAACATCAAAAGCCCGGCCGCCGGCATCGCCAGGGAGCTGAAAAGCGACTTCGGCCTGGTCAACCAGGGCTTCACCAATCTGGGCACCGTTTATTGGAACCTGGCGGAGCCCGCCCTCTACGAGGAGATCCTTTTCCGCCGCGAGGGACAGATCAGCAACCAGGGCCCCATCGTGGTGAACACAGGCAAGCACACAGCCCGGGCCGCCAACGACAAGTTCGTGGTGGTGGAGCCCAGTGTGAACCACGAGGTGTGGTGGGGCCAGTACAACCGGCCCTTCAGCGCCGTCAAGTTCGCCGAGGTGCTCAACCGCCTGCAGGCCTTCCTGCAGGAGCGGGACCTCTTCGTGCAGGACTGCTGGGGCGGCGCCGACCCGCGCTACCGGCTGCCTGTGCGCATCATCACGGAGTACGCCTGGCACAGCCTCTTCGCCCGCAACATGTTCATCCCGCTCGGCGGCGCCGACGAGTACCGCCGCCACGTGCCGGATTTCACCATCGTCAGCATCCCCAGCTTCAAGGCCGTGCCGGAGCTGGACGGGACGCGCAGCGACACCTTCATCCTGCTCTCCTTCGAGCACAAGCTGGCCATCATCGGCGGCACGGGCTACGGCGGCGAGATCAAGAAGAGCGTGTTCACCGTGCTCAACTACCTGCTGCCGCGCCAGGGAGTGATGACCATGCACTGCTCGGCCAACGTGGGCAAGCAGGGCGACACGGCCATCTTCTTCGGCCTGTCCGGCACGGGCAAGACCACCCTGTCCGCCGATCCGCGCCGCAAGCTCATCGGCGACGACGAGCACGGCTGGAGCGACGAGGGCGTCTTCAACTTCGAGAACGGCTGCTACGCCAAGGTGATCGGCCTGTCGGCCGAGGCCGAGCCCGAGATCTACGCCTGCACGCGCAAGTTCGGCACCATCCTCGAGAACGTGATCCACGATCCCATCACGCGGCGCCTGGACCTGGACGACGACAGCCGCACCGAGAACA from bacterium harbors:
- the pckA gene encoding phosphoenolpyruvate carboxykinase (ATP), with product MLNYLNIKSPAAGIARELKSDFGLVNQGFTNLGTVYWNLAEPALYEEILFRREGQISNQGPIVVNTGKHTARAANDKFVVVEPSVNHEVWWGQYNRPFSAVKFAEVLNRLQAFLQERDLFVQDCWGGADPRYRLPVRIITEYAWHSLFARNMFIPLGGADEYRRHVPDFTIVSIPSFKAVPELDGTRSDTFILLSFEHKLAIIGGTGYGGEIKKSVFTVLNYLLPRQGVMTMHCSANVGKQGDTAIFFGLSGTGKTTLSADPRRKLIGDDEHGWSDEGVFNFENGCYAKVIGLSAEAEPEIYACTRKFGTILENVIHDPITRRLDLDDDSRTENTRASYPLAFIDNAVSEKMAGHPQNIIMLTCDASGVMPPIARLTPEQAMYHFISGYTAKVSGTELDMGKEPEITFSACFGAPFMVHSPAFYAELLKQKILRHNVQCWLVNTGWVGGPYGVGKRISIRHTRNLLDAALDGELMKVKYRTDPLFGFEVPLTCPNVPDDVLVPEERWPDRAAYKLKYKQLGGLFVENFRKFADDCPPEVVAAGPKLNNY